Proteins from one Entomospira culicis genomic window:
- a CDS encoding coproporphyrinogen-III oxidase family protein, producing the protein MIMDEIALDKIDRREPFALYVHLPFCHYRCHYCDFYASAGVDPQLRRKVIARILREITNQLAYLHMERLVSVYVGGGTPSMIDGDQLSALIDLVQSYHPQQVTIEVNPEDVSKDLIDALGLARWQNLRVSMGMQTFHQASLDAVGRKVTTQQMFDALELLSPYKARLSLDLIAGLPFHTQAIVESDMHRLVTYRPAHLSLYALAMEEGTVLTYRHHPHLPNEEERSIQWQASQRMLLASGYQQYEVSNYALTPNDYSLQNTHYWQLKPYIGIGPGAVGTLPLLDGSALRITGRREFGVWSNPDDINLWHRDMIERESFIFEHYMMGFRTALGISKAILKERFGDAGLAPWEHLQKSKWREFLQEDDRYITLTEQGRLVLDAILLDLL; encoded by the coding sequence ATGATAATGGATGAGATTGCGCTGGATAAGATCGATCGGCGCGAACCGTTTGCGCTCTATGTGCACTTGCCTTTTTGTCATTATCGATGCCATTATTGCGACTTTTACGCTTCCGCTGGGGTCGATCCGCAATTACGACGCAAGGTGATCGCGCGGATTTTGCGAGAGATTACTAACCAGTTAGCGTATCTTCACATGGAGCGCTTGGTGAGTGTTTATGTGGGTGGCGGTACCCCTAGTATGATCGACGGCGATCAGCTCTCGGCGTTGATCGACTTAGTACAAAGTTATCATCCTCAACAAGTTACTATCGAGGTAAACCCCGAAGATGTGAGTAAAGATTTAATCGATGCGTTGGGGTTAGCGCGCTGGCAAAATCTACGGGTGAGCATGGGCATGCAGACGTTTCATCAAGCTAGCCTCGATGCGGTGGGGCGCAAGGTAACCACCCAACAGATGTTCGACGCATTAGAGCTTTTGTCGCCGTATAAAGCGCGTCTAAGTCTCGACTTAATTGCAGGTCTACCCTTCCACACGCAAGCCATTGTGGAATCGGATATGCACCGCCTCGTTACTTATCGACCTGCCCACCTCTCGCTTTATGCCCTAGCCATGGAGGAGGGGACGGTACTCACTTATCGCCACCATCCGCACCTCCCCAACGAAGAAGAGCGAAGCATCCAGTGGCAAGCCTCTCAACGGATGCTGTTAGCCTCGGGATATCAGCAGTACGAGGTCTCCAATTACGCGCTAACGCCCAATGATTATAGCTTACAAAATACGCACTATTGGCAACTCAAGCCCTATATCGGTATTGGGCCAGGTGCAGTGGGAACTCTGCCCTTGCTGGATGGATCGGCGTTGCGCATTACGGGGCGACGCGAATTTGGTGTTTGGTCAAATCCCGATGATATCAATCTTTGGCATAGAGACATGATCGAGCGCGAGAGCTTTATCTTTGAACACTACATGATGGGGTTTCGCACGGCATTAGGTATCAGTAAAGCGATTCTTAAAGAGCGTTTTGGTGATGCGGGATTAGCCCCATGGGAGCATTTACAAAAAAGCAAGTGGCGAGAATTCTTGCAAGAGGATGATAGGTATATCACCCTCACCGAGCAAGGGCGATTGGTGCTGGATGCCATCTTACTCGATCTCCTTTAG
- a CDS encoding undecaprenyl-diphosphate phosphatase, producing MSMIEAVILGLLQGVSEFLPVSSSGHLLLAKRWFGLAEIPILFDLALHLATLGAVVLLFRQTIARLFLVLIRWVARKSLPSDRSDLSYIALILIATMITAVMGLLLKDLALPARLVYAGFLYTSTLLIISTRFIKRGEVSEPIGEAGWLGNTLRGIIIGFLQGLAVLPGISRSGSTISGALFCGITRERAGELSFLLSIPAIVGGFILTLREGQGEDLLAQMDLLPLLVALVVAFASGYFALRLLMRLVKEMKLHYFAFYLIPLAILGLFGILP from the coding sequence ATGAGTATGATTGAAGCCGTGATTTTGGGATTACTGCAGGGCGTGAGCGAATTTTTACCGGTATCCAGTTCGGGACATTTGTTGTTGGCGAAGCGTTGGTTTGGGCTTGCCGAGATCCCGATTCTCTTCGATCTTGCGTTGCATTTGGCGACACTGGGCGCGGTCGTGTTGCTCTTTCGCCAGACGATTGCGCGTCTCTTTCTGGTGTTGATACGCTGGGTCGCGCGTAAGTCGCTACCCAGCGATCGCAGTGATTTATCTTATATTGCGTTAATTCTTATCGCCACGATGATTACCGCGGTGATGGGTTTGCTCTTGAAAGATTTAGCGCTTCCTGCGCGCTTGGTCTACGCGGGCTTTCTTTACACCTCGACGCTACTCATTATTAGCACGCGTTTTATCAAGCGCGGTGAGGTAAGCGAACCGATCGGCGAGGCTGGATGGTTGGGCAATACGTTGCGCGGTATTATCATTGGATTTTTACAAGGCTTGGCGGTGCTCCCTGGAATTTCGCGTTCAGGCTCGACGATTAGTGGTGCACTCTTTTGTGGCATCACGCGCGAACGTGCTGGCGAGCTCTCTTTTTTACTCTCTATCCCTGCGATTGTCGGTGGATTTATCCTCACCTTGCGAGAGGGTCAAGGCGAAGATCTCCTTGCTCAAATGGATCTACTCCCGTTACTTGTGGCGCTGGTGGTGGCCTTTGCCTCGGGATACTTTGCGCTACGCCTGCTCATGCGTTTGGTAAAAGAGATGAAGCTTCACTACTTCGCCTTCTACCTCATTCCCTTGGCAATTCTTGGACTCTTCGGGATTCTTCCCTAA
- the ispF gene encoding 2-C-methyl-D-erythritol 2,4-cyclodiphosphate synthase, protein MQEHYRIGLGEDIHRLGAPRPLWLAGMEVSPSGGAIAHSDGDVVLHALIDALLGALALGDIGDHFPPSDPAYRDMASTLFLEKVLPMIHQRGYRINNCDITIRLERPKLYPFKQALREHLAKLLHVDIEQISLKAKTSEGLDAVGEGEAVFCQVAVLLARQSVPLSL, encoded by the coding sequence ATGCAAGAGCATTACCGTATTGGTTTGGGCGAGGATATTCACCGACTAGGCGCACCCCGTCCGCTCTGGTTGGCAGGCATGGAGGTGAGCCCAAGTGGCGGAGCCATTGCGCACTCCGACGGCGACGTGGTGCTACACGCCCTCATTGACGCGCTCTTAGGGGCGCTCGCGCTTGGCGACATCGGCGATCACTTCCCCCCCAGCGATCCTGCCTATCGCGATATGGCAAGCACGCTCTTTCTCGAAAAAGTCTTGCCGATGATCCACCAGCGAGGCTACCGCATCAACAATTGCGACATCACTATCCGCCTCGAGCGCCCTAAATTATATCCCTTTAAGCAAGCGCTAAGAGAGCATTTGGCAAAATTACTCCACGTTGACATCGAACAAATTTCGCTCAAAGCCAAAACCAGCGAAGGACTGGATGCGGTGGGCGAGGGCGAGGCGGTTTTTTGTCAAGTTGCCGTCCTGCTGGCTAGACAGAGCGTGCCTTTATCTCTATAA